The Pseudanabaena yagii GIHE-NHR1 genomic interval TCGCGCCATCAGCACTCCAGTCAATTACCTGTTTTGCATGTTCAGGTTGCGAGATGCCAAAACCAACAGCGATCGGTTTGTCAGTAATCTCTCTGAGTTGTTCGATCATCGTCTTTACGCCTTTTGCGACTTCGGTACGCACACCCGTTACGCCCGTCGCACTAACCACATAGATAAAGCCCTGTGATTTCTCGGCGATCGCGGCAAAACGCTCAGGTGGGCTAGTGGGGGCAATTAATAAAATTACTTCAATACCTGCTTTTGCCGCAGGCTCTAGCAACACATGGGATTCTTCGAGGGGGAGGTCAGGTACAACTAAGCCACGTGCCCCTGCATCATAAATTTTTTGGAGAAACTTTTCGACCCCAATATTTAAAATCGGGTTGTAATAGGTGAACAGGATAATTGGCGATCGCAATTCTGGCGCAACTTCACGGACAATATCTAACACCTTGTCCAATGTCGTCCCATTTTGCAAAGCCCTTGTTGCCGCCGCCTGAATTACGGGTCCATCTGCCAAGGGATCGGAATAGGGTACACCTAACTCGATCAAATCCGCGCCGTTTTGATCTAAGACCCGCAAAGCTTTTGCTGTTGTCGCCAAGTTTGGATCGCCAGCCGTAATAAAAGGAATCAGAGCGGCTTGCCCTCTAGCTCGCAGTTCTTCAAATCGAGCGGAAACGGATATCATGACTTAAAAATTTCCAGAAAAAGTAGTCCCGTATTATAGTAGCGCTTCACGGTGACTTGTTACAGCTATAGCAATCCTAAATGGTTTGTGGAAGCGCACCCCCTTTGGGGTATGCTTCCACAAACCTAAAAATCTACAATTAAAGCTAGAGTTTTATGTCAACGCACTATAGTGGTTGACATTTGCCTGCACGGATAAGACCAACACGCTTAGCGATCGCCTCACCCTG includes:
- the trpA gene encoding tryptophan synthase subunit alpha; protein product: MISVSARFEELRARGQAALIPFITAGDPNLATTAKALRVLDQNGADLIELGVPYSDPLADGPVIQAAATRALQNGTTLDKVLDIVREVAPELRSPIILFTYYNPILNIGVEKFLQKIYDAGARGLVVPDLPLEESHVLLEPAAKAGIEVILLIAPTSPPERFAAIAEKSQGFIYVVSATGVTGVRTEVAKGVKTMIEQLREITDKPIAVGFGISQPEHAKQVIDWSADGAIVGSAMVKKLAEPDGGLHAIAELCKTLKQSIRRD